GGACTGGCTCCACCAACTACCGGGCTGACACCTGCGCCATGTTGCAACCTTGCTCAGCGGGCGAGCAGCAAGCGGTAGCACATGTGCTACCATCCGACTATGGAGGCTGTTGGTCTGCGCGAATTGCGCCAGAATGCGTCCGAACTCGTGCGTCGGGTGGAGGAGGGTGAGGAGATCGTCATCACCGTCGCCGGCAGGCCTGGCGCCCGGCTCGTACCCGCCGCGCCCCGCACCTGGCGCCGATGGGACGACGTGGCGGAGCTAT
The sequence above is drawn from the Mycobacterium gallinarum genome and encodes:
- a CDS encoding type II toxin-antitoxin system Phd/YefM family antitoxin; its protein translation is MEAVGLRELRQNASELVRRVEEGEEIVITVAGRPGARLVPAAPRTWRRWDDVAELFTGPEDPAWAADREELADDIRDPWANA